From a region of the Synechococcus sp. PCC 7502 genome:
- a CDS encoding Uma2 family endonuclease, with product MTSLYPIMQDAQISLPCVSWDQFELVESSFSGIAGVKFIYFDGVLEIMSPSSDHEDYKSTIGLLLEAYMQNVGIRFYKRGSATLGNKAIGGRKEPDESYNFGIKKIIPDLVIELIITSGSIDLLQLYQRMAVPEVWLWQNQILRVYHLKQNKYIEITRSNFLPDLDLDVLTKYINYHDQYDAVKEFVNELRAS from the coding sequence ATGACATCCCTATATCCAATTATGCAAGATGCCCAAATCTCTCTACCATGCGTAAGCTGGGATCAATTTGAATTGGTCGAGTCCAGTTTCTCTGGAATTGCAGGGGTAAAGTTCATATATTTTGATGGCGTTTTAGAAATTATGTCTCCCAGTTCGGATCATGAAGACTATAAAAGTACCATAGGATTACTCTTAGAAGCCTATATGCAAAATGTTGGTATTCGATTTTATAAAAGAGGAAGCGCAACCCTAGGGAATAAGGCGATTGGAGGACGGAAAGAACCTGATGAATCTTATAACTTTGGCATAAAAAAAATAATTCCAGATTTAGTAATTGAATTGATTATCACCAGTGGGAGTATAGATTTATTACAACTTTATCAACGCATGGCAGTTCCTGAAGTATGGCTGTGGCAAAATCAAATATTAAGGGTTTACCATTTGAAGCAGAACAAATATATAGAGATAACCCGCAGTAACTTTTTGCCAGACTTGGATTTAGATGTTCTGACAAAATATATTAATTATCATGATCAATATGATGCAGTTAAAGAGTTTGTTAATGAACTAAGAGCTAGTTAA
- a CDS encoding ABC transporter permease, giving the protein MSAKITIISPKGKSLIHSIKEFWEYSDLLYMLTLRHISVRYKQTVIGVAWVLIQPLVSMTIFTIIFGNLVKIPSEGVPYPIFSYSALVLWGLFAESISRSGASLISEAQLITKVYFPRLIIPLAAVGSAWIDFVISLFLLIPLTFIYGLRPTWQLLLIPLVMAITMILSAGIGMMLAALNARYRDFQYVIPFLIQVWLYASPVVYSVQIVPKHLLFWYYLNPMSGLLDTFRFAVTGQTAFSAIGLSWSILCAIATFSLGTWIFRSVESNFADYI; this is encoded by the coding sequence ATGAGTGCCAAGATAACGATTATTAGTCCCAAGGGTAAATCTCTAATCCATAGTATTAAAGAATTTTGGGAATATAGTGATTTGCTCTATATGCTGACCCTACGTCATATTAGTGTTCGGTACAAACAAACAGTAATTGGTGTAGCTTGGGTATTAATTCAACCTTTAGTATCCATGACTATTTTTACAATTATTTTTGGTAATTTAGTCAAAATCCCTTCCGAAGGTGTTCCCTATCCAATTTTCAGCTATTCAGCCTTAGTATTATGGGGATTATTTGCGGAAAGCATTAGCCGATCTGGAGCCAGTCTCATCAGTGAAGCCCAGTTAATTACTAAGGTCTATTTCCCCAGGTTAATAATTCCTTTGGCAGCAGTTGGATCTGCTTGGATCGATTTTGTCATTTCTTTATTTTTACTTATACCCTTGACTTTTATTTATGGTTTACGCCCAACTTGGCAATTACTGTTAATTCCCTTGGTCATGGCTATTACTATGATCCTGTCGGCAGGAATAGGGATGATGTTGGCAGCTTTGAATGCTCGTTATCGAGATTTTCAGTATGTTATTCCTTTTTTAATCCAAGTTTGGCTCTATGCTTCACCAGTGGTATATTCAGTACAAATTGTCCCTAAACATCTATTATTTTGGTATTATCTAAACCCTATGTCTGGACTTTTAGACACATTCCGCTTTGCAGTTACGGGACAGACTGCCTTTAGTGCAATTGGTTTAAGTTGGTCAATATTGTGCGCGATCGCTACCTTTAGTCTGGGTACATGGATATTTCGGTCAGTGGAAAGCAATTTTGCAGATTATATTTAG